From Drosophila yakuba strain Tai18E2 chromosome 2L, Prin_Dyak_Tai18E2_2.1, whole genome shotgun sequence, one genomic window encodes:
- the LOC6526454 gene encoding C-type lectin domain family 4 member M, which produces MCGLRTCFLCLVVAFCLLFGVSHSTNESVCVLSNAPQQCGAFCLGAVHPLCDQYAKSKQEEAIVKIIADSRAEQKELVVKLIADSRTEQMELVNHSKEMVKIIAESWAEQKEEMVKLIAEFRTEQKELLNVLVANPTASRLESILQSMPVRLSPALQKIGSRYFLIEYNERKSWTDAEETCRERGGHLAAFRTEDELEAVTRIVNKYTSFWLGYHRNSEDEFVTAAGNKGSFMKWKSGQPDNFGGKQNCVGLHKSSMYDEYCDNTQAFICQLDKV; this is translated from the coding sequence ATGTGTGGGCTGCGTACCTGTTTTTTGTGCCTCGTCGTTGCATTCTGCCTCCTCTTCGGAGTGTCCCACTCCACCAACGAGTCCGTTTGTGTCCTGAGCAATGCGCCGCAGCAATGTGGCGCCTTCTGCCTGGGAGCAGTGCATCCACTGTGTGATCAGTACGCCAAATCCAAGCAAGAGGAGGCAATAGTTAAGATCATAGCGGATTCTCGGGCTGAGCAGAAGGAGCTCGTGGTGAAGCTGATAGCGGATTCTCGGACTGAGCAGATGGAGCTCGTGAATCACAGCAAAGAGATGGTGAAAATTATAGCGGAATCTTGGGCTGAGCAGAAGGAGGAAATGGTGAAGCTGATAGCGGAATTTCGGActgagcagaaggagctgTTGAATGTCCTTGTGGCGAATCCTACCGCGAGCAGACTTGAATCCATCTTGCAGAGCATGCCAGTTAGACTGTCGCCTGCGTTGCAGAAGATTGGATCCAGATACTTTCTCATAGAATATAATGAGAGGAAATCCTGGACTGATGCCGAGGAAACCTGTCGCGAAAGGGGCGGTCACCTGGCAGCCTTCCGAACCGAAGACGAGCTTGAAGCCGTCACAAGAATCGTCAATAAATATACCTCCTTCTGGCTGGGTTACCATCGAAATAGTGAGGACGAATTCGTGACGGCCGCCGGAAATAAAGGATCGTTTATGAAGTGGAAGTCTGGACAACCCGACAACTTTGGTGGCAAGCAGAACTGCGTTGGCCTGCACAAATCAAGCATGTATGATGAGTATTGCGATAATACCCAGGCCTTCATTTGCCAGCTGGACAAGGTTtaa